Genomic window (Chondrocystis sp. NIES-4102):
GGTGGTTGGCAATGGAGTGCTTCTAGTGGTATGGATCCTAAACCTTTACGTATTTTTAATCCTGCTACCCAAGCTGCTAAATTTGATCAAGATGGGGAATATATTCGTCAATGGTTACCCGAAATAAGTTCTATGGAAACTGAATATTTGGTAACAGGGAAAATTCCACCCCAGGAGCGAGCAGGTTATGATTATCCTCCGCCTTTGGTAGATCATAAAATACAACAAAGGAAATTTAAGGCACTCTATCAACAACAGAAAAGTTATCAATAAACTTGAAAAAAGGACTAGATACATTCCAGCATTCTAGTCCTCTATTAAAGTTACTGCTATTTTGTTACGTGTAGATCACAAATAAAAGCTGATGGCTATAAGCTACGAGCTAATTACTTGAGAACGGCTGCAACGCCAATTATCTAGCTATTTGGTACAGTTTGAACGTCAGTAGCACCATCTACCCCTTGTGCAACTTGTTCAGCTTCAGCTAATACTCCTTCTGCATCAGGGTTATATTTTAATACAACAGTGCTACCAGTTTGAGCAACCCAAAGACCTACGTTATCAGAGATTCCAGCATCATCTAAGGCTTTAGCAACACGTTTAGCCAAACCACTTTCATCAAACTGACCATCCAAACCAACTTTTTCAGGAGCAATACCGTTATCTTTGGCTGCTGCTCTTACAGATACATTACCTGCTTGTGCTGCTTTATCCTCTTCCTTTTTGCCAAATAATCTGGATAGAAAACCCATAATTGTATCCTCTTAATCTATGTTTGCTCTGTATCAAAAGTGTAAATTGATCACACTCAAAGGAAGTATAAAATTGGCTGGTAAAAACCCTGTCAAGAAGTAATAAAGAATTTAGATTTGAGCGCGATACTCTATTAAGTGACTAGTTATTATTACCAGTTAAAAGATCATAACTAGAACCAGAAACATTGCGTAACTTATAGGTTACTGTAAATTTCTAAATTGTTGCCAAATTCCGAATAACCCATTATTACCCACGCTTCGGGTAAAGTTGCGCTTGCGTTTTCTTGGGTTGCTAATTTTAAAGTAGAGTCTAATAAATTTAAATTACTAATTCCCATTTTATTCATTGGCTTTAAGGTAGGGGGTAGTGGGTAGTAGGCGCGGAAAGCGTCCCTGAGCGCAAGCTTGCTTTGGCGACCAAAGCGCGAACGTGACGATAGTAGGTAGTAAGGGTTGAGTAATCCCACAAGGGGACAATGAGAGAAAGGCATCCCTCGTACGGGTTAGCTGCCCATCAAAGCTAATAGCCAATAAATATCAGGCAACGCAATAAAAGTTAATAACTATGAACAGTAACATTGCTTAAATCATTAACGCCAAACTGTTTAACTTGACGTGGTTGAAGATAAACTTTATTTCCTGCGGATAAATTGAGATGCTGGAATTCTTCGCGACTTAAATGAGCCATAAATATCGATCGCTCACTCTTTGAAGATGAAGTTTCGGCGATGAGTTCTAATTCTAATTGAATTTCCCACCCTAAATGAACTACTCTTTTGATTACGGCGGGTAAATCTTTGGCTTGTGGGGTTTTGCTAATATTAAAGTCGTGAGGACGAATAAAAACTTGCTCAAAGCGATCGCTACTGTGATTAATAGCCCCAAAACTAGTACGGGGAAAAACATTAACCTCCCCAACAAAGCTCATTACAAAAGGATTAACAGGACGATCATAGATTTCTGCGGGTGTTCCTATTTGTTCGATTTTACCCTGATTCATCACTACAATTTTATCAGCTACCGCCATTGCTTCTTCGCGATCATGGGTAACAAAAATACTGGTTAAATGTACTTCCTCATGCAGACGGCGTAACCAATTACGTAATTCCTGTCTCACTTTGGCATCTAATGCCCCAAAAGGTTCATCTAATAGTAATACTTCTGGTTGCACTGCTAAAGCACGGGCTAAAGCTACCCTTTGTCTTTGTCCTCCTGAGAGTTGATGGGGATAGCGATCGCCAAATCCTTGTAGTTGGATTAGTTCTAGTAATTCCTCCACCCTTTGTTTAATAACTTTTGGGGGTTTATTGCGGATATCTAAACCAAAGGCAATATTTTTTCTAACGGTAAGATGTTTAAACAGGGCGTAGTGTTGGAATACAAAACCAATGTTGCGTTTTCTAATATCTAGATGGGTAGTATCGCGATCGCTAATATGAACAGTACCTGTGTCTGGGGTTTCTAAACCTGCTATGGTTCTAAGTAAGGTGGATTTACCCGAACCTGAAGGGCCCAGTAACGCTACTAAAGTTCCAGGTTCAACATGAAGATCGATTTCTTTTAAAGCTTGGAAATCACCGAATTTTTTTGATACTTGTCTGACTGTAATACTCATAATAAATAACAACTTATAATTAATAACTTTTTTTCTGCAACAATTCCTGCAAAATTAACGTAAATATCCCAAGTAAAGCCAAAATAGCTGCTGCGCCAAAGGCTGCTTCTGCTTGATAGTTTTTATATGCCTGTTCTACAAATATAGGTAAAGTGGCGGTTTTTCCCAGGATACTACCCGAAACCACTGAAACTGCCCCAAATTCCCCCATCGCCCTAGCATTGGTTAATAAGATGCCGTAAAGTAAGCCCCAGCGAATACTAGGTAAGGTAATACGAGTAAAAACTTGCCAGTCATTCGCCCCTAGGGTACGGGCTGCGGTTTCCTGTTCTGATCCTATTTCTTCGAGGATGGGAATAACTTCTCG
Coding sequences:
- the cysA gene encoding sulfate/thiosulfate import ATP-binding protein cysA: MSITVRQVSKKFGDFQALKEIDLHVEPGTLVALLGPSGSGKSTLLRTIAGLETPDTGTVHISDRDTTHLDIRKRNIGFVFQHYALFKHLTVRKNIAFGLDIRNKPPKVIKQRVEELLELIQLQGFGDRYPHQLSGGQRQRVALARALAVQPEVLLLDEPFGALDAKVRQELRNWLRRLHEEVHLTSIFVTHDREEAMAVADKIVVMNQGKIEQIGTPAEIYDRPVNPFVMSFVGEVNVFPRTSFGAINHSSDRFEQVFIRPHDFNISKTPQAKDLPAVIKRVVHLGWEIQLELELIAETSSSKSERSIFMAHLSREEFQHLNLSAGNKVYLQPRQVKQFGVNDLSNVTVHSY